A genomic stretch from Arachis stenosperma cultivar V10309 chromosome 3, arast.V10309.gnm1.PFL2, whole genome shotgun sequence includes:
- the LOC130969595 gene encoding cation/H(+) antiporter 17-like, whose protein sequence is MGSNSTGCPAGMKATSNGVFQGDNPLDYALPLAILQICMVVLLTRLLAFLLKPLRQPRVIAEIVGGILLGPSALGRSTAFLNAVFPSKSLTVLDTLANIGLLFFMFLIGLELDTKSLLNKTGKKALAIALAGITFPFLLGIGTSFALRTTISQGVDKAPFFVFMGVALSITAFPVLARILAELRLLTTEVGRMAMSAAAVNDVAAWILLALAIALSGSNSSPLVSVWVLLSGCGFVICCALVLPPIFRWMSRRCSEGEAVNEFYVCATLAMVLAAGFVTDTIGIHALFGAFVVGVVLPKEGLFAAALVEKVEDLVSGLFLPLYFVSSGLKTNVATIRGLKSWGLLLLVIFNACFGKIVGTIVVSSFCRVPFQESLALGFLMNTKGLVELIVLNIGKDRKVLNDQTFAIMVLMAIFTTFITTPLVMAVYKPAKRMAKADYKYRTVKRKNADTQLRLMVCFHSTRNIPSMLNLIEASRGTEKREGLCIYALHLMELTERPSAILMVHKTRKNGLPFWNKGCHNNSHSDANQIVIAFEALEQLSRVSIRPMTAISSIPNIHDDICACAESKRVAMVILPFHKHQRVDGTWETTRSEFRWVNKRVLEHAPCSVGILVDRGLGGTTHVAASNVSSSMTMLFFGGNDDQEALTYALRMAEHPGINLTIVHMIVRSEDVGAIVSVVDINDNASSSSSSTDEMLLSEVKAKKSSSVKFEERVAKSLGEIIEVVGEYSRGCNLFVVGRVPKGHVAVTLNNVKCECPELGPLCNLLTSPELVSTSASVLVVQHYHAL, encoded by the exons ATGGGTTCAAATAGTACAGGATGTCCGGCAGGCATGAAAGCGACGTCGAATGGGGTGTTTCAGGGAGACAATCCGCTTGACTACGCACTCCCTCTTGCAATCTTACAAATCTGCATGGTGGTTCTTCTCACTCGCCTCCTAGCATTTCTTCTCAAGCCACTAAGGCAACCTCGCGTGATTGCAGAAATTGTGGGTGGAATATTGCTTGGTCCATCAGCTCTGGGACGCAGCACTGCCTTTCTAAACGCGGTCTTTCCATCCAAGAGCCTAACGGTTTTGGACACTTTGGCCAATATTGGCTTACTTTTCTTCATGTTCTTGATAGGACTCGAGCTCGATACAAAGTCCCTCCTTAACAAAACAGGAAAGAAAGCTCTTGCCATTGCCCTTGCAGGGATTACATTCCCCTTCCTCTTGGGAATTGGGACATCTTTCGCACTTCGAACAACAATCTCGCAGGGAGTCGATAAAGCACCTTTCTTTGTGTTCATGGGAGTCGCACTCTCCATCACCGCCTTCCCCGTTCTGGCACGCATCTTAGCTGAGTTGAGGCTGCTTACCACTGAGGTTGGACGGATGGCCATGTCAGCAGCGGCTGTTAATGACGTGGCAGCGTGGATTCTTCTCGCCCTTGCGATTGCGCTCTCTGGATCTAACTCTTCTCCACTTGTCTCCGTTTGGGTCCTCTTGTCCGGATGCGGCTTTGTAATCTGTTGCGCACTTGTTCTTCCTCCCATTTTTAGATGGATGTCTCGGCGCTGCTCTGAAGGCGAAGCCGTCAACGAGTTCTACGTCTGTGCCACTTTGGCAATGGTCTTGGCAGCTGGTTTTGTCACTGACACCATTGGAATCCATGCTCTATTTGGGGCTTTTGTCGTTGGAGTTGTTCTTCCCAAGGAAGGCCTTTTTGCGGCTGCTCTTGTTGAGAAGGTTGAGGATCTTGTCTCTGGTCTCTTCCTTCCATTGTACTTTGTGTCCAGCGGACTCAAGACAAATGTAGCCACCATTCGTGGCCTTAAGTCCTGGGGGCTCCTTCTTTTGGTTATATTCAATGCTTGCTTCGGTAAGATTGTTGGTACCATTGTTGTCTCCTCCTTTTGTAGGGTACCTTTTCAAGAATCATTGGCTCTCGGCTTTCTCATGAATACTAAGGGCTTGGTGGAGCTCATCGTGCTCAACATTGGTAAAGATAGGAag GTATTAAATGACCAAACATTTGCAATTATGGTGCTGATGGCTATCTTCACAACATTCATCACGACGCCTTTGGTAATGGCAGTTTATAAGCCGGCCAAGAGAATGGCAAAAGCTGACTACAAATACAGAACAGTTAAGAGGAAAAACGCGGACACTCAACTGCGACTCATGGTGTGTTTCCACAGCACAAGGAACATCCCTTCAATGCTAAATCTGATTGAAGCCTCGCGCGGCACTGAAAAAAGGGAAGGCCTTTGCATATATGCATTGCATCTCATGGAGCTCACTGAGAGGCCTTCTGCTATATTGATGGTCCACAAAACCAGAAAGAATGGCCTACCCTTTTGGAACAAAGGCTGCCATAACAACAGCCATTCTGATGCGAATCAAATAGTGATTGCATTTGAGGCTTTGGAGCAGCTAAGCAGAGTGTCGATTCGCCCCATGACTGCAATCTCATCCATCCCCAACATTCACGATGACATATGCGCTTGTGCTGAGAGCAAGAGGGTTGCAATGGTAATTCTGCCATTTCACAAGCACCAAAGGGTTGATGGAACATGGGAAACAACAAGAAGTGAATTCAGGTGGGTGAATAAGAGAGTTCTCGAGCATGCACCCTGTTCTGTAGGGATTTTGGTGGACCGGGGGCTTGGTGGGACCACCCACGTGGCAGCAAGTAATGTTTCATCTTCGATGACGATGCTATTCTTTGGAGGCAACGATGATCAAGAGGCGCTTACTTATGCTTTGAGAATGGCAGAGCATCCTGGTATCAACCTCACCATAGTGCACATGATAGTAAGGTCCGAGGATGTTGGAGCCATTGTCAGTGTCGTAGATATAAACGACAACGcatcatcgtcatcatcatcaacGGACGAGATGCTGCTTTCTGAGGTCAAAGCAAAGAAGAGCTCATCCGTAAAGTTTGAAGAGAGAGTTGCGAAAAGCCTCGGTGAGATAATTGAGGTGGTTGGAGAGTACAGCAGAGGATGCAACTTGTTTGTGGTTGGTAGGGTGCCCAAAGGACACGTGGCGGTGACTTTGAACAATGTGAAATGCGAGTGTCCAGAATTGGGGCCACTCTGCAACTTATTGACCTCTCCAGAACTGGTCTCAACTTCAGCCTCGGTTTTGGTCGTTCAACACTATCATGCTCTATGA